From one Cyprinus carpio isolate SPL01 chromosome B3, ASM1834038v1, whole genome shotgun sequence genomic stretch:
- the LOC122136444 gene encoding CD9 antigen-like isoform X2, giving the protein MDGCAQMCKCFLILFNILFALVGLGLVGLGMWLRFGAETRGFFDIDLNTAQFNIGVMVLVVTGVLMLLVAIIGDCGACNNSKSALGVFSGLLTVLIIIEITAGVMAFMWSDRFDCCGVGGPIEVIVRNTCPKGSFLEQLTYSSCPGAIKDVFNSKAQLVLGGFLGTAGIMTLALVCSCVLQRHVSVSHASPPAYVLLTSPPSAARMI; this is encoded by the exons ATGGACGGGTGTGCGCAGATGTGCAAATGTTTTCTGATCCTGTTCAACATCCTGTTCGCT CTGGTGGGGCTCGGTCTCGTGGGTCTGGGCATGTGGCTCCGGTTCGGAGCAGAGACCCGAGGGTTCTTCGACATCGATCTGAACACCGCTCAGTTCAACATCG GAGTGATGGTGCTGGTGGTCACCGGGGTCCTGATGCTGCTGGTGGCCATCATCGGTGACTGCGGCGCCTGCAACAACAGCAAAAGTGCCCTCGGTGTG TTTTCTGGCCTGCTGACCGTTCTGATCATCATTGAAATCACAGCTGGTGTGATGGCCTTCATGTGGAGCGACcgg ttcgACTGCTGCGGTGTCGGTGGACCGATTGAGGTGATTGTGCGAAACACCTGTCCAAAAGGCAGCTTCTTGGAGCAGCTCACGTATTCT agCTGTCCTGGCGCGATCAAGGACGTCTTCAACTCGAAAGCTCAGCTGGTGTTGGGAGGGTTTCTGGGGACGGCAGGAATCATG ACGCTGGCACTTGTGTGCAGCTGTGTCCTCCAAAGACATGTCTCAGTGTCTCACGCGTCTCCTCCTGCATACGTGCTCCTCACCTCCCCGCCGTCAGCCGCCAGGATGATataa
- the LOC122136444 gene encoding CD9 antigen-like isoform X1 has product MDGCAQMCKCFLILFNILFALVGLGLVGLGMWLRFGAETRGFFDIDLNTAQFNIGVMVLVVTGVLMLLVAIIGDCGACNNSKSALGVFSGLLTVLIIIEITAGVMAFMWSDRVSDELVNFYATIYAQYVNTQSSAQAVTLEFFNNAFDCCGVGGPIEVIVRNTCPKGSFLEQLTYSSCPGAIKDVFNSKAQLVLGGFLGTAGIMTLALVCSCVLQRHVSVSHASPPAYVLLTSPPSAARMI; this is encoded by the exons ATGGACGGGTGTGCGCAGATGTGCAAATGTTTTCTGATCCTGTTCAACATCCTGTTCGCT CTGGTGGGGCTCGGTCTCGTGGGTCTGGGCATGTGGCTCCGGTTCGGAGCAGAGACCCGAGGGTTCTTCGACATCGATCTGAACACCGCTCAGTTCAACATCG GAGTGATGGTGCTGGTGGTCACCGGGGTCCTGATGCTGCTGGTGGCCATCATCGGTGACTGCGGCGCCTGCAACAACAGCAAAAGTGCCCTCGGTGTG TTTTCTGGCCTGCTGACCGTTCTGATCATCATTGAAATCACAGCTGGTGTGATGGCCTTCATGTGGAGCGACcgg GTGTCAGATGAGTTGGTGAACTTCTATGCCACCATCTACGCTCAGTATGTCAACACCCAGAGCTCTGCTCAAGCCGTCACCCTCGAATTCTTCAACAACGCT ttcgACTGCTGCGGTGTCGGTGGACCGATTGAGGTGATTGTGCGAAACACCTGTCCAAAAGGCAGCTTCTTGGAGCAGCTCACGTATTCT agCTGTCCTGGCGCGATCAAGGACGTCTTCAACTCGAAAGCTCAGCTGGTGTTGGGAGGGTTTCTGGGGACGGCAGGAATCATG ACGCTGGCACTTGTGTGCAGCTGTGTCCTCCAAAGACATGTCTCAGTGTCTCACGCGTCTCCTCCTGCATACGTGCTCCTCACCTCCCCGCCGTCAGCCGCCAGGATGATataa